From Canis lupus dingo isolate Sandy chromosome 24, ASM325472v2, whole genome shotgun sequence, a single genomic window includes:
- the TMEM230 gene encoding transmembrane protein 230 isoform X2, producing the protein MATLTFREKLTAKASKLWESSFFPDVMRSNLLKFKKSPPKIPYKAIALATVLFLIGAFLIIIGSLLLAGYISKGGADRAVPVLIIGILVFLPGFYHLRIAYYASKGYRGYSYDDIPDFDD; encoded by the exons ATGGCTACATTGACCTTCAG GGAGAAACTAACTGCTAAAGCCAGCAAATTGTGGgaatcttccttctttcctgatgTCATGAGATCCAATTTATTAAAG TTTAAGAAGAGCCCTCCTAAGATCCCATATAAGGCCATTGCGCTTGCTACAGTGCTGTTTTTGATTGGTGCCTTTCTCATAATCATAGGCTCCCTCCTTCTGGCTGGCTATATCAGCAAAGGG GGGGCAGACCGAGCCGTTCCTGTCCTGATCATTGGCATTCTGGTGTTCCTGCCAGGATTTTACCACCTGCGCATTGCCTACTATGCTTCCAAAGGCTACCGGGGTTACTCCTACGATGACATTCCAGATTTTGATGACTAG
- the TMEM230 gene encoding transmembrane protein 230 isoform X1, whose protein sequence is MMPSRTNLATGIPSSKVKYSRLSSTDDGYIDLQFKKSPPKIPYKAIALATVLFLIGAFLIIIGSLLLAGYISKGGADRAVPVLIIGILVFLPGFYHLRIAYYASKGYRGYSYDDIPDFDD, encoded by the exons ATGATGCCGTCTCGTACCAACCTGGCTACTGGAATCCCCAGTAGTAAAGTGAAATACTCAAGGCTCTCCAGCACAGACGATGGCTACATTGACCTTCAG TTTAAGAAGAGCCCTCCTAAGATCCCATATAAGGCCATTGCGCTTGCTACAGTGCTGTTTTTGATTGGTGCCTTTCTCATAATCATAGGCTCCCTCCTTCTGGCTGGCTATATCAGCAAAGGG GGGGCAGACCGAGCCGTTCCTGTCCTGATCATTGGCATTCTGGTGTTCCTGCCAGGATTTTACCACCTGCGCATTGCCTACTATGCTTCCAAAGGCTACCGGGGTTACTCCTACGATGACATTCCAGATTTTGATGACTAG